From a region of the Tenggerimyces flavus genome:
- a CDS encoding peptidoglycan recognition protein family protein, with protein sequence MSAALAAPGIANAAPSTVRAFGVEVVRRAGWGADESFRFDTNGNEIMPQAYFPVQTLTVHHAVTSNNDANPAATVRAIYRDQAVTQTWGDIGYQLLIDRHGTIYEGRWSGADTTPVFQGRQGNGPRMSNGAHVGGFNAGNVGVCLLGDFTTIQPTAAARRSLVRTLAGLAHLTGLDPLATVAYVNPISGAQKTVPAIAAHREWSATACPGDAFYPHLPGVRQDVAAYLERFRREHS encoded by the coding sequence GTGAGCGCGGCCCTCGCTGCCCCGGGCATCGCCAACGCCGCGCCTTCGACCGTCCGAGCGTTCGGCGTCGAGGTCGTACGCCGCGCCGGCTGGGGTGCCGACGAGTCGTTCCGGTTCGACACGAACGGCAACGAGATCATGCCGCAGGCGTACTTTCCTGTTCAAACGTTGACGGTTCACCATGCGGTGACGTCGAACAACGACGCGAACCCGGCGGCCACCGTACGCGCGATCTACCGCGACCAGGCCGTGACACAGACCTGGGGCGACATCGGCTACCAACTGCTGATCGACCGGCACGGCACGATCTACGAGGGCCGCTGGTCCGGCGCCGACACCACGCCGGTCTTTCAAGGCCGGCAGGGCAACGGCCCACGGATGTCGAACGGCGCGCACGTCGGCGGCTTCAACGCCGGCAACGTGGGCGTCTGCCTGCTCGGCGACTTCACCACCATCCAACCCACCGCGGCCGCACGCAGGTCGCTCGTCCGTACGCTCGCCGGCCTTGCCCACCTCACTGGGCTCGACCCGCTCGCCACCGTCGCGTACGTCAACCCCATCAGCGGAGCGCAGAAGACCGTACCGGCCATCGCCGCGCACCGCGAGTGGAGCGCGACGGCCTGCCCCGGCGACGCGTTCTACCCCCACCTTCCCGGCGTCCGCCAGGACGTCGCGGCCTATCTCGAACGGTTCCGGAGAGAACACTCATGA